The DNA region GCGCGAGGACCGCCGCGGCGGCGGTCACCGAGCGCGGGACATGGATCAAGACATTCCTCCGGTTTCATCCTGTTCGTCGGCCACCCCGGATCCCTGGAGAGATCGCCGGGGCCCCGGAACTGGAGGATGGCAACGCGCGTACCGGGGTTGCCTCGTGTCGCGCTCTTCACCGGACCGTCCTCGGCCACGCGCCCGCACTTGTCCCCGCGTCCGTCCGCCGCGCATCATGCGGAGGTGGACGATCATGATTTCGGGACCCTGACCGCGGTCCGGCTCACCGCGTACGCACGGGCCGAGCAGGACGAGATACTCGGCGACGGCACCGACCCGTTCGGCGTCGCGGGCACCGGCCTGACGTGGCTGCCCAAGGAGGTGCACTTCGGCGTGCGGTCGACGGCGGGCCGACTCGTCGCCCACGCGGGCCTGTTGCGGCTGCCGGTCGCGATCGACGGGAGCCCCACGGAGGTGATCGGCGTCGGTGGTGTGGCCGTCGCACCCGACCTGCGGGGCCGGGGCCTCGCGCGGACCGTCCTCACGGCGGCGCTCGACCACGCCCGCACCATGGGCCCCCGGCACGCCCTGCTCTTCTGCCGCCCGCCCCTCGTCGCCCTCTACGACCGCCTCGGCTGGCGGGAGTTGACGGGCGACGTCCAGGTGGAGCAGCCCGCCGGTCCCGTGGTCATGCCGCTGCGCACGATGTGGACGCCGTTGGAGGCGGGACCCGGGGCCGCCCCGTGGCCCGCGGGTGACGTGCGGGTGCTTTCGTTCCCGATGTGAGCGGCGCGTTCGGCGCGGGGCGGCGGGTG from Streptomyces flavofungini includes:
- a CDS encoding GNAT family N-acetyltransferase — its product is MDDHDFGTLTAVRLTAYARAEQDEILGDGTDPFGVAGTGLTWLPKEVHFGVRSTAGRLVAHAGLLRLPVAIDGSPTEVIGVGGVAVAPDLRGRGLARTVLTAALDHARTMGPRHALLFCRPPLVALYDRLGWRELTGDVQVEQPAGPVVMPLRTMWTPLEAGPGAAPWPAGDVRVLSFPM